A DNA window from Vigna angularis cultivar LongXiaoDou No.4 chromosome 1, ASM1680809v1, whole genome shotgun sequence contains the following coding sequences:
- the LOC108326471 gene encoding uncharacterized protein LOC108326471 → MAAPFFSTPFQPYVYQSPQDAIIPFQILGGEAQVVQIMLKPQERIIAKPGSMCFMSGSIEMENAYLPENEVGVWQWLFGKTITSIVLHNSGPSEGFVGIAAPYFARILPIDLAMFNGEILCQPDAFLCSVSDVKVSNIVDQRGRNIVASAEGFLRQKLSGQGLAFILAGGSVVQKNLEIGEVLAVDVSSIVAVTSTVNIQIKYNGPVRRTMFGGDNAVTALLTGPGIVFIQSLPFHRLSQRIARAVTSPNMRENPKFFIQIAVFFFLAYVVIVSSLILTDV, encoded by the exons ATGGCTGCACCGTTTTTCTCAACACCTTTTCAGCCTTATGTTTATCAG AGCCCGCAAGATGCAATTATACCTTTTCAGATTTTAGGGGGTGAAGCTCAAGTGGTTCAG ATAATGTTGAAGCCACAGGAAAGAATCATCGCAAAACCTG GTTCCATGTGCTTTATGTCTGGATCCATTGAAATGGAAAATGCCTACCTTCCCGAAAATGAAGTGGGTGTATGGCAGTGGTTATTTGGCAAAACAATAACTAGCATTGTTCTTCACAATTCTGGACCAAGTGAAGGATTTGTTGGAATTGCTGCACCATATTTCGCAAGAATTCTTCCG ATTGATTTGGCAATGTTCAACGGAGAGATTTTGTGTCAG CCAGATGCGTTTCTGTGCTCTGTCAGTGATGTGAAGGTTAGCAACATAGTAGATCAGAGGGGACGAAATATTGTTGCTAGTGCTGAG GGATTCTTGAGGCAGAAGCTATCTGGCCAAGGGCTTGCTTTCATATTAGCGGGTGGATCTG TTGTACAGAAAAATCTTGAGATCGGTGAAGTTCTAGCTGTTGATGTTTCTTCCATTGTTGCTGTGACAAGTACGGTCAAtatccaaataaaatataatggtcCTGTACGAAGGACAATGTTTGGG GGTGACAATGCGGTCACAGCTCTTCTAACAGGACCAGGCATTGTGTTCATACAAAGCTTACCTTTTCATCGACTCTCCCAACGAATTGCTAG GGCGGTAACTTCACCAAACATGAGGGAAAATCCCAAGTTTTTCATACAGATTgcagttttcttttttctggcGTACGTTGTCATTGTATCTTCGTTAATATTAACAGATGTATGA